Proteins from one Phormidium ambiguum IAM M-71 genomic window:
- a CDS encoding glycosyltransferase has translation MTNPNISVSFFLPNLDGGGAERAMLHLAAGMAKRGIKTDLILANAKGEYLEKVPPEVRLINLNSRPPVILWKTLALRRYLQQEKPTYLLSALDILSAATWAKKLADVPTKVIMCVQTNLSQQFKNDTGIMSKIRPLLVKQWYPLADGTIAASQGVAEDVSQISGIPVKNINVIYNPVVMPELFDKAKEPINHPWFASGELPVILGVGRLVPQKDFPTLIKAFAIVRKQISTKLVILGEGEKRPQLETLIRELGVEKDVDLPGFKDNPYTYMAKAKLFVLSSAWEGFGNVVAEAMAVGTPVVSTNCPSGPAEILENGKYGQLVSVGDFEGLANAILETLKNPTNSQLLQERALDFTVDNVVDQYLKVLGVESEKSYQLSGNLL, from the coding sequence ATGACTAACCCAAACATTTCTGTAAGTTTCTTCCTTCCCAACCTCGATGGCGGCGGCGCAGAAAGAGCCATGTTACACTTAGCCGCAGGTATGGCAAAACGTGGCATTAAAACTGATTTAATTCTTGCCAATGCTAAAGGCGAATATTTAGAAAAAGTACCCCCAGAAGTGCGCTTAATTAACTTAAACTCCCGCCCTCCCGTCATTCTTTGGAAAACCCTAGCTTTGCGGCGTTATTTACAACAAGAAAAACCCACATATTTACTTTCTGCTTTAGACATTCTCAGCGCCGCTACTTGGGCAAAAAAGTTGGCTGACGTACCTACAAAAGTAATTATGTGTGTCCAAACAAATCTTTCCCAACAATTCAAAAATGACACTGGAATCATGAGCAAAATTAGACCATTGTTAGTCAAACAATGGTATCCCTTAGCTGATGGTACGATCGCCGCTTCTCAAGGAGTAGCTGAAGATGTCTCCCAAATTTCAGGAATACCTGTAAAAAACATCAATGTAATTTACAATCCTGTTGTCATGCCAGAATTATTTGATAAGGCAAAAGAACCCATAAATCACCCTTGGTTTGCATCAGGAGAACTGCCAGTAATCTTAGGAGTTGGTAGGTTAGTTCCTCAAAAAGATTTTCCCACTTTGATTAAAGCTTTCGCCATTGTTAGAAAGCAAATTTCCACTAAGTTAGTGATTTTGGGTGAGGGAGAAAAACGCCCTCAATTAGAAACTTTGATCCGAGAATTAGGGGTAGAAAAAGATGTAGATTTGCCTGGATTTAAAGATAATCCCTATACTTATATGGCAAAAGCAAAGCTGTTTGTACTTTCTTCGGCTTGGGAAGGTTTCGGTAATGTAGTAGCGGAAGCAATGGCAGTTGGGACTCCTGTTGTTTCTACTAATTGTCCGAGTGGTCCCGCAGAGATTTTGGAAAATGGAAAGTATGGTCAGTTAGTTTCAGTTGGTGATTTTGAAGGTTTGGCAAATGCTATTTTAGAGACTTTGAAAAACCCAACTAATTCACAATTATTGCAGGAAAGAGCGTTAGATTTTACTGTGGATAATGTTGTGGATCAATATCTGAAAGTTTTGGGTGTTGAGTCTGAGAAAAGTTATCAGCTTTCAGGTAATTTGTTGTAA